The Armatimonadota bacterium region ATTTCCCCCAGTTTGAGCTGATTGTTGTGGACGACGGCTCTACCGACTGCACTCCGTCTATCGTTCAGGAGTTTGCGCAACAACATCCTGAGGTACGCCTTCTCTCTTACCAGCCGAACCGGGGCAAAGGATACGCTGTGCGAACCGGCGTCCTGCAATCCCGGGGGGAGTGGGTGCTCTTCTCCGATGCGGACCTAGCTACTCCTATCGAGGAGCTGCCGAACCTCGCTGCCAGGCTGCGTGAAGGATACGATATCGCCATCGCCTCGCGAGCGGTGCGAGGCGCCAAACTCGTCGTTCGCCAGCCCTGGTACCGAGAGTTCGCCGGGCGCAGTTTCAACCTGATGGTGCAGCTGCTGGCAGTGCCGGGCATCCACGACACGCAATGCGGTTTCAAACTCTTCCGGCAGGAAGCAGCGCGCGAGACATTCTCGCGCTGTGAGGAAAACGGCTTCAGTTTTGATATCGAGGTGCTGCATGTGGCTCTGCGTCTGGGATACCGGATCGCAGAGGTGCCTGTGCACTGGATGCACCGTGAAGGTTCCAAGGTGCGCTTGCTGCGCGATGCAGTGCGCATGTTTCTTGCGCTCCTGCGCATTGCTCGACGGCATCATGCGTTGCAGGCTATCGTGCGAGAGCCCCATCAGGCGCCATGAACCCTGCTGAATACGAACGCATGTACCGCTACGAAGACCACTACTGGTGGTTCGTCAGCCGCCGCGAGCTGGTGGAATCGCTGGTGCGCCAGCTGCCTCTTCCCGCTGACGCGATGATCGTCGATGTCGGATGCGGCACTGGTGCTACCGCTGCGCAGATGCAAAAGTATGGCAGGGTGATCGGCGTGGATATCTCGCCCCTTGCTCTGGCATGGAGCCAACAGCGCGGGCTCAGTCATCTGTTGCTTGCCGCGGCGGAGCAATTACCCATCGCAGTGGAGAGCGTGGACGTGATTATTGCCACCGACATTTTGGAGCACCTTGACGATGATGTCGCGGTTTTGAAAGAGTTTTACCGGACGTTGAAGCCGGGGGGGTATGTGGTGGCTACCGTGCCCGCGTACAGTATTCTGTGGAGTGAACACGACCTTGCGCTCATGCACCGGCGGCGTTACGTCGCACACGTGTTGGCACAGCGCAGCCGAGCCGCCGGCTTCGAGATCGTCCGTCTGACATACGCCCTCTTCTTTCTGTTTCCCCTTGCACTGGTGATGCGACTGCTCAAACGCCGACCGCCCCCCGAAAAGGAACCAGAAGCGCAGCTTCCCCCCCTGCCCGAGTGGCTGAACCGTCTGCTCATCCGGTTTCAGCGTATCGAGACAGCCATGCTGAAGTATGTGCGATTCCCATGGGGGGTCAGCGTGGTGGCCGTGCTGCGAAAGCCATGAGCGGAGGATGGATTCTGATCACAGCGGCAGCCGTGTGGGCGTGGACGAACCTGATAGAGCCGTTCTCTCTACGCCTGCGGCATCGGTTGCTGACGCTTCCTCACCTTCCGCCTGCACTGGATGGCTTCACGATCCTGCACCTGAGCGACCTGCATATCCGCAAAATGGGGCTACTGGAGCGCAAACTGAGCCGCCTGCTGGCGCAGACATCGGCGCACCTGGCGGTCCTCACCGGAGACCTGGTGGACGCGGACAGTGGTGTTGCACCGCTGGCGGAAATCCTTTCCCACATTCAGACACTCTTGGGGACGTACGCCGTGTGGGGCAACTCCGAGCATAAGCCCTCCCGTTTGCCTCATCCCGAAAAGCTGGAGCAAGCACTACGAGAGGTGGGGGTGGATATTCTCAACAACGCGGCGAGCATGGTTCATCATCACGGCGCTACCATCTGGCTGGGAGGAGTAGACGACCCTCATGCAGGGTTCGCTGACCTGTCCGCGCTCGTTCCTCCTCTACCGCCTGCGGACCTGCACCTGCTCCTGGCACACTCCCCGGACGTTTTGATAGACCCGCTCACGGGACACTTTGACCTTATCCTGTGCGGACATACCCATTGCGGGCAGATACGGCTCCCGCGTTGGGGGGCGCTGTGGAGTCACACCCGGCTAGGGCGCTGGGTAGGCGAACCCATCCTCACCCCCGAGCACATCGCACGCCGTCTAAATCGCCCCCTGCCCCAGCCGTATGTCATGGTCTCGCCGGGCGTCGCAACGGTGGGCGCACCTTTCTTCAAAGCGCGCCTATTCTGCCCACCGGAGGTGACGCTTATCGTGTTGAGGTCTAGCGTTTCTGCACCAGCGCATACCTCGGCGCAGATTGCTCCATCTCAGGAAACCTGACCAGCACAGCGGTATGGATGATGCGCGCAGTTCCCTCCGGGCTCAGATCGTCGGTGTAGAGAATCAGGTCGTACGCTCCGTCTTCGTCGATGTCACGTCCAAACGTCTGCTTCACGAAAGCAGCGCGCTGTCGGTCGGAATCGCGGATGGCACGCTCGGCTTGTTCACGCGTCAGGTTCATCCGTTCCATCACCCGCTGGATGCGCACTGGCAGTGAGGCTCTCAGCCGGACATTGAGCGCGCGAGGAAGCAAGAAGTTTGCCCCCCGTCCGAGAATAATGGCGAAACCTGCGCGCTCGATGGTAAGAAGCACCTCCGCAAGGTGCTTGCGGTAGCTGGGCGTCTCGATGCCCCCGATGCCGAGCAACGACTTCACCACAGTATCGATCTCGCCCTGCGCGTGTTCGTCCAGCGACTGCACGATTTCGCGGCGTACCTCCGCGTGGTTTGCAATCGCATCGATAATCTGCTGGTCCCAAACACGCCAGGGCTCTCCCAGCATCTCAGCCAGCTTCTGGGCAGCCGCCGTCCCCTCCGCTCCCAACTGACGAGAAATGGTCACCACAGGAAGCACTACACGAACGCGCTCTCTTTTTTGCAGCTCTTCGATACTGCGCAGGCGTACGATGGACTCGGTAATGCGCTGGTCTACCAGCCTCGGATCTTCGCTGATTCGAATCATTGTCATCGCCCCCTCTACACGTTCCTAACCTTCCACTTTCAGTATATCATTCCGTTCACCAAACCACCAGAGGATTTTTACCAGTTTGGGGGAGGAGAAAGAAAAAGCGGCGGTTTCCAACCGCCGCCGAAGCCGGGGGATTACGGGACGCCTCAGGTGCGTAGTATTTTTGTTGGGCGACCTCGCGTCCCTATTTTACTGCAGAGATGTTAACGACAAGTTAACGAACGGTTTTCTGGAAAGCAATTTGCGAGAGAGACTGCTCCAGAGACGATCTCGGACCTATCAGCACCAGCTCCACCGCCGGACAGGTAACCTCCCAGCCATCGGACACCTTGCGCAGAGGCACTTCTGTCACCGTGTATGCCCGTCCATTGCGCCATTCCACGATCCAGGCAGAAAGCCCCTGCGCCTGGCTGCGCCAGCGGAGATTTCCACCGTCCATCAGTGTTGCTACCAGCAACTCAGATTGCGCCAGCGGCTTGCTGTCCATACTAACCAGCATCCACGCGCTGCTGCTTTGGGCAATCAGAACACCATTGACACGCAGGCTTCGCCCACCAGTTGCCGCCAGAGGCTGGGCTGCTTCATCGAAAAGCACGGCACTTGGAAGGTTCTGCTGTGCTTCCCACACGATGTCCGCATCGCCCAGCCGCAGGCTTACGGTAGTCACAGTGTGCCTCTCTTCTCGGGGCAAGAGCGAAATCAGCCGCAAGGTGCTATCTCCTGTCAGCGATGTTCTCCATATCCCCTGCCGTGCCTCGATACGGATGGAAGGATGTATCCCCATGGCGGGCAACAGTTCCAGATACAGATTCGTCTGCACGGAAACGGTAAGCGCCGAGTGCTCTACAAAAATGTCCTTGCCCGGAAGGGTCTCCCAGGGAATCGGGCAGTAAAACACCGCGCCCCTGCCCAAACGGTGCTGATAGAGCGGGATGTTCGCCGATAAACGCAGGGGCTCTGCCTGTCCCTTCTCTATCACAGGCTGAGGCAAACCAGAAGGATGCTCCACAACCCCTTGCAGGTTGACCCCACACAGCTTCTGCAGCCGAGAGGCGTCCCGTTTGCCCAGCGGGTCGGTGGAGGGATCACCGGATAGATACACCAGACATCCTGCGTTTGCCAGACTTTCGATAGCGGCAACGGAGGCTTCAGAGAGTGTGTAAGCCAGCGGCATCAGCACGGCACGAGGAGGGTTCTGCGCCAGCACGGGCAGTTCGCTCTCGTTGGCGACATCAAAAGGCACCCCTGTTGCCAGCAGGCACTCTATCGCGTTCATCAACGCGGTGTGTGCCAGCCCCTCTGGCGCGCCTAGACGCCAGTTGTCAGGAAGCACCAGCACCACGTCTGCTCTGCGGTATTCACGAGGCACTCTATCGGAGAAAAGGCGCAGGTTACGGTAAAGTTTCAGTACTGGTTTCGGACGCAGCGGGTTGTTCCATGCAATGCCCCAAGGGAAGACGCTGTCTGGGTCATCCGCCCA contains the following coding sequences:
- a CDS encoding glycosyl transferase; translation: MSENNPSSFAETPTLSVVVPAYNEENRLGDTLPVLYAYLREHFPQFELIVVDDGSTDCTPSIVQEFAQQHPEVRLLSYQPNRGKGYAVRTGVLQSRGEWVLFSDADLATPIEELPNLAARLREGYDIAIASRAVRGAKLVVRQPWYREFAGRSFNLMVQLLAVPGIHDTQCGFKLFRQEAARETFSRCEENGFSFDIEVLHVALRLGYRIAEVPVHWMHREGSKVRLLRDAVRMFLALLRIARRHHALQAIVREPHQAP
- a CDS encoding methyltransferase, translated to MNPAEYERMYRYEDHYWWFVSRRELVESLVRQLPLPADAMIVDVGCGTGATAAQMQKYGRVIGVDISPLALAWSQQRGLSHLLLAAAEQLPIAVESVDVIIATDILEHLDDDVAVLKEFYRTLKPGGYVVATVPAYSILWSEHDLALMHRRRYVAHVLAQRSRAAGFEIVRLTYALFFLFPLALVMRLLKRRPPPEKEPEAQLPPLPEWLNRLLIRFQRIETAMLKYVRFPWGVSVVAVLRKP
- a CDS encoding cytidylate kinase yields the protein MTMIRISEDPRLVDQRITESIVRLRSIEELQKRERVRVVLPVVTISRQLGAEGTAAAQKLAEMLGEPWRVWDQQIIDAIANHAEVRREIVQSLDEHAQGEIDTVVKSLLGIGGIETPSYRKHLAEVLLTIERAGFAIILGRGANFLLPRALNVRLRASLPVRIQRVMERMNLTREQAERAIRDSDRQRAAFVKQTFGRDIDEDGAYDLILYTDDLSPEGTARIIHTAVLVRFPEMEQSAPRYALVQKR